In a genomic window of Sutcliffiella sp. FSL R7-0096:
- a CDS encoding superoxide dismutase family protein, producing the protein MRFSKTISLMSIFTCLMLAGCLEKEITGLDVEIFNATGDSLGVAKVSEEPDGVMIKLNLEGLPPGEHGVHIHEKGVCDAPDFKTAGNHFNPDDKQHGLMHPEGAHVGDLPNIIVDDDGTVIAELMAPQATLEDGKTSLFGKDGTAIIITESLDDGMTQPAGDSGERIACGAITKEVAEKGKVVEEPVDEEEKE; encoded by the coding sequence ATGAGATTTTCCAAAACCATATCTTTAATGAGCATCTTTACCTGCCTTATGCTGGCAGGGTGCTTAGAGAAGGAGATCACCGGACTTGATGTGGAAATCTTCAATGCAACTGGTGATAGCCTTGGAGTAGCCAAAGTTTCCGAAGAGCCTGATGGTGTCATGATCAAGTTGAATCTAGAAGGGTTGCCACCTGGGGAACATGGGGTTCATATACATGAAAAAGGAGTATGTGATGCGCCGGACTTTAAGACAGCTGGTAATCACTTTAATCCAGATGACAAGCAGCATGGGCTGATGCACCCTGAAGGAGCGCATGTTGGAGATCTCCCGAATATTATCGTGGATGATGATGGGACCGTAATAGCTGAACTGATGGCCCCTCAGGCAACGTTGGAAGATGGCAAGACCTCTCTGTTCGGTAAAGACGGAACAGCGATAATCATAACAGAAAGCTTGGATGATGGGATGACACAACCTGCGGGGGACTCAGGTGAGAGAATCGCATGTGGAGCAATTACGAAGGAAGTTGCGGAAAAAGGGAAAGTCGTAGAAGAACCTGTGGATGAAGAAGAAAAGGAATAG
- a CDS encoding peptidylprolyl isomerase — MKKIIIMMIALLLIVAGCGTSTNEDNAGSGNNASNEQQPDETNEEQASEEVEVGEFQQFTNTSETIRTVEMETTEGKIVINLYPDAAPKAVENFITHAENGYYDGLIFHRVIEDFMIQGGDPEGTGRGGESIWGQPFEDEFSREMLHFKGALSMANSGANTNGSQFFIVHADEVAEDMMESMIKSGYPEEVIELYEEHGGTPFLDFRHTVFGQVVEGMDVVDAIATVETGEADKPVEDVLIEKITVVK; from the coding sequence GTGAAAAAGATTATCATAATGATGATTGCGCTACTTCTTATTGTAGCAGGTTGCGGAACAAGTACAAATGAAGATAATGCAGGAAGCGGAAATAATGCCAGCAATGAGCAACAACCAGATGAAACCAATGAAGAACAAGCTAGTGAAGAAGTAGAGGTTGGCGAGTTCCAACAATTCACAAACACAAGTGAAACGATTCGTACAGTAGAAATGGAGACTACGGAAGGGAAAATTGTTATAAACCTATATCCTGATGCTGCTCCCAAAGCAGTGGAAAATTTCATCACGCATGCAGAAAACGGTTATTATGATGGGTTGATTTTCCACCGAGTCATCGAAGATTTCATGATACAAGGCGGTGATCCGGAAGGAACAGGCAGAGGTGGAGAGAGCATTTGGGGACAACCTTTTGAAGATGAGTTTAGTCGTGAAATGCTTCATTTCAAAGGTGCTCTTTCCATGGCAAATTCAGGTGCAAACACGAACGGCAGCCAGTTCTTCATCGTACATGCAGATGAAGTGGCAGAGGATATGATGGAATCCATGATCAAGTCAGGTTATCCTGAGGAAGTAATTGAATTGTATGAGGAACATGGAGGGACGCCTTTCCTGGACTTCCGCCATACTGTGTTCGGACAAGTAGTGGAAGGTATGGATGTAGTGGATGCCATCGCAACAGTTGAGACAGGGGAAGCGGACAAGCCTGTGGAGGATGTTCTTATTGAAAAAATAACTGTAGTAAAATAA
- a CDS encoding kinase-associated lipoprotein B, whose amino-acid sequence MMEEIKIGTTVTGIYKTGKYIGEVTDIRPMHYLVKIKSVLKHPRQGDLHAPKEVDVPLFHERRALAFHEQTNIPKNMVKPYAGEVIDYKESLKMAIEAATEALNEDDSLWAKKSLENFSTLKKDYKLS is encoded by the coding sequence ATGATGGAGGAAATTAAGATTGGAACCACCGTTACTGGGATTTATAAGACTGGAAAATATATTGGGGAGGTGACGGATATCCGCCCCATGCATTATTTAGTCAAAATCAAATCAGTATTGAAACACCCCCGGCAAGGTGATCTTCATGCACCAAAAGAAGTGGATGTTCCGCTCTTTCATGAGCGCCGTGCCTTGGCCTTTCATGAACAAACAAACATACCAAAGAACATGGTAAAACCATACGCAGGAGAAGTCATAGACTACAAAGAGTCACTTAAGATGGCTATAGAAGCAGCCACAGAGGCTTTAAACGAAGATGACAGCCTGTGGGCCAAAAAAAGCCTCGAAAACTTCTCAACATTAAAAAAAGACTATAAGCTTTCCTGA
- the kapD gene encoding 3'-5' exonuclease KapD, translating to MKQTPIYLFIDFEFTMPENRNYPKNFFPEIIEAGIVVVEKDKIIDQFSNYIRPKAFPTLTNRCKSFLHISQNDVQGGAYFTDLIEVLNSYKAQERGTVVTWGNMDMKVLKNNCKYHGVSFPLSCKHVDLSMEYKKFFGDQNQTGLWKAVQEYGKEGTGKHHRALDDALTTYNIFRLVEKDKRYLQKPEPTTIGDRIDLSKIMNKYAL from the coding sequence ATGAAGCAAACCCCTATATACTTATTTATCGACTTTGAATTTACCATGCCGGAGAACAGAAATTACCCTAAGAACTTTTTTCCGGAAATCATCGAAGCGGGAATTGTGGTGGTGGAAAAGGATAAGATAATCGACCAATTTTCTAACTATATTCGTCCCAAAGCATTTCCGACGTTGACAAATAGATGTAAGTCTTTCTTGCATATCAGTCAAAATGATGTACAGGGTGGAGCATATTTCACAGATCTGATAGAGGTTTTGAACTCCTACAAGGCACAGGAAAGAGGAACGGTTGTCACGTGGGGGAATATGGATATGAAAGTTCTGAAGAATAACTGCAAATATCATGGTGTTTCCTTCCCGTTATCTTGTAAGCACGTAGACCTTTCCATGGAGTATAAAAAATTTTTCGGTGACCAAAATCAGACTGGGTTATGGAAAGCTGTACAGGAATACGGTAAGGAAGGAACCGGAAAACATCATCGAGCATTGGACGATGCCTTAACGACTTATAATATTTTTCGACTGGTGGAAAAGGATAAGCGCTATCTGCAAAAGCCGGAACCGACTACGATCGGGGATCGTATCGATCTCTCTAAAATAATGAATAAATACGCTCTATAA
- a CDS encoding MFS transporter — protein MWIANFFVAASATMILPFLSLFIETFGNYSDSYVQRWSGFIFGITFLTAFFVSPIWGRIGDKYGYKPILLLTGSGIATSILLMSVVDSVHGLFILRMVMGLATGFIPTSMALISSQAPKEIAGKTLGTLQTGTVSGGLLGPLIGGMLADSFGFAYTFFLTSALIYLAVILVAFGIKEKKKSSTDKKEKQYTRKEVLQYIIQKPMLLKIMFLSMFIQAANFSIQPLLALYVNELTGGTAANIALLAGFAFSATGFGNLLASRNWGKLGDNIGHDKVIVILMLASSILFIPQALAASLWQLVLFRFLFGMVVGGLIPCMTAYIRNVAPLSMQGEVLGYNVSFRFLGNVIGPVMGGVIAGFYGISTVFYITSLIFLCSGVMLLYSILHPESAKKTAES, from the coding sequence ATGTGGATTGCGAACTTTTTCGTTGCTGCTAGTGCTACCATGATTCTCCCTTTCTTATCTTTATTCATTGAAACGTTTGGGAATTACTCGGATTCCTATGTACAGCGCTGGTCCGGATTCATTTTCGGAATTACCTTTCTTACCGCGTTCTTCGTTTCACCGATCTGGGGACGAATCGGGGATAAATATGGTTATAAGCCAATCCTGTTATTAACAGGATCAGGAATTGCAACCAGCATCCTTTTAATGAGTGTAGTGGATTCTGTTCATGGACTGTTCATTTTACGGATGGTAATGGGACTCGCAACCGGCTTCATTCCTACTTCCATGGCATTGATTTCCTCACAAGCACCAAAAGAGATTGCAGGAAAGACACTAGGAACCCTGCAGACCGGTACGGTTTCAGGTGGTCTCCTTGGCCCTCTGATAGGCGGGATGCTCGCAGACTCATTTGGCTTTGCCTACACATTTTTCCTTACATCAGCTCTTATTTATCTGGCAGTAATTCTAGTGGCATTCGGCATTAAAGAAAAGAAAAAGAGTTCTACTGATAAGAAAGAAAAACAGTACACTCGAAAAGAAGTACTGCAATATATCATCCAAAAGCCTATGTTACTGAAGATCATGTTCTTATCCATGTTCATCCAAGCCGCCAATTTCAGCATCCAACCGCTACTTGCCTTATATGTCAATGAGTTGACTGGAGGCACTGCAGCAAACATCGCCTTGCTTGCAGGATTCGCCTTTTCAGCCACAGGCTTTGGTAATCTATTGGCATCACGTAATTGGGGAAAACTTGGGGATAACATCGGGCATGATAAGGTCATCGTGATCCTGATGCTGGCAAGCTCTATCCTCTTTATTCCACAGGCACTCGCCGCATCGCTTTGGCAGCTCGTCCTGTTCCGCTTCTTGTTTGGAATGGTTGTGGGTGGACTGATACCATGTATGACTGCATACATTCGGAATGTCGCACCGCTATCCATGCAAGGAGAAGTACTTGGATACAACGTCAGTTTCCGATTCCTGGGTAATGTCATCGGTCCGGTCATGGGGGGAGTAATAGCTGGATTTTACGGGATCTCCACTGTATTTTATATCACCAGCCTTATCTTTCTCTGTTCAGGAGTGATGCTCCTTTACAGCATCCTTCATCCGGAAAGCGCGAAGAAGACAGCAGAATCATAA
- a CDS encoding DNA alkylation repair protein: MSAITLERYQKELVDLFRSNGDASNREPMENYMRNHFPFLGIKSPERKTLLKEFFGDHGKPELQWIIPLVAFLYEQPEREFHYSALAMIDVHIKKLGVEWLPLFEELIVKNSWWDTVDHIAPHHVGAVLLREKKGIIDYPDRWIKSDNFWLQRSAILFQLKYKEKTDGEKLFSYIEATKGSKEFFIQKAIGWALREYSKTAPDKVLSFINSTEDLAPLSRREGLKHLERKKLKS, translated from the coding sequence ATGTCAGCCATTACCTTGGAAAGGTACCAAAAAGAGTTAGTGGATTTGTTCCGCTCTAATGGGGATGCATCAAACAGAGAGCCGATGGAAAATTATATGCGCAATCATTTTCCATTCTTGGGGATAAAGTCCCCTGAGCGAAAAACGTTATTGAAAGAATTTTTCGGGGATCATGGCAAACCAGAACTGCAATGGATCATTCCACTTGTAGCATTTCTATATGAGCAACCTGAGCGGGAATTCCATTATTCCGCCCTAGCGATGATCGATGTTCATATCAAAAAATTGGGAGTTGAGTGGCTTCCCTTATTTGAAGAATTGATTGTTAAAAATTCTTGGTGGGATACAGTGGATCATATTGCACCTCATCATGTTGGTGCAGTCCTTCTGAGGGAGAAGAAGGGTATTATCGATTATCCTGATAGATGGATAAAATCGGATAATTTCTGGCTTCAAAGATCGGCTATTCTTTTTCAATTGAAGTACAAAGAAAAGACAGATGGAGAGAAGTTGTTTTCTTACATAGAGGCGACAAAAGGTTCTAAGGAGTTTTTTATTCAGAAGGCGATTGGCTGGGCGTTAAGGGAATATTCCAAAACTGCTCCAGATAAAGTGTTAAGCTTCATTAACTCTACAGAAGATTTGGCCCCACTCAGTCGCCGGGAAGGGTTGAAACACTTGGAAAGGAAGAAGTTGAAAAGTTGA
- a CDS encoding hotdog fold thioesterase, with translation MELKDTLIDLLGIEIVELSEERAVATMPVDKRTHQPFGLLHGGASVALAETIASIGTFNLIDKETEICVGLEINANHLKGKKEGIVTAIGTPLHRGKSTMVWDIKIVDEDDILICISRCTMAILKKR, from the coding sequence GTGGAACTTAAAGACACACTAATAGACCTACTAGGGATTGAGATTGTGGAGCTGTCAGAAGAAAGGGCGGTAGCCACGATGCCTGTGGATAAGCGGACACACCAACCATTCGGCTTGCTTCATGGAGGAGCGTCGGTTGCGCTGGCAGAGACGATCGCAAGTATCGGCACGTTCAATCTGATCGATAAGGAAACAGAAATCTGTGTAGGATTAGAGATTAACGCTAATCACTTGAAGGGTAAAAAGGAAGGAATCGTGACAGCGATTGGCACTCCGTTGCACCGCGGGAAATCAACGATGGTTTGGGATATTAAGATAGTTGATGAGGACGATATTTTGATTTGTATTTCTCGTTGTACGATGGCAATTTTGAAGAAGAGGTAA
- a CDS encoding metalloregulator ArsR/SmtB family transcription factor — protein sequence MFEKYEAKYKAVADKKRLHIMNILCQQGAMCVCDMVPLIGMPQSKLSYHLKILLDAEIIVKETRGTWSYYSLNQKEVDNLLSEELCCIFR from the coding sequence ATGTTTGAGAAATATGAAGCGAAATACAAAGCGGTTGCTGACAAGAAGCGTCTACACATTATGAACATCCTATGTCAGCAAGGTGCCATGTGTGTGTGTGATATGGTTCCGCTGATCGGGATGCCCCAATCCAAACTTTCTTACCACCTGAAGATTTTGTTGGATGCGGAAATCATCGTCAAAGAAACACGGGGAACGTGGAGCTATTATTCGTTGAATCAAAAGGAAGTCGATAACCTGTTATCTGAAGAGTTATGTTGCATTTTCCGTTAA
- a CDS encoding SIMPL domain-containing protein (The SIMPL domain is named for its presence in mouse protein SIMPL (signalling molecule that associates with mouse pelle-like kinase). Bacterial member BP26, from Brucella, was shown to assemble into a channel-like structure, while YggE from E. coli has been associated with resistance to oxidative stress.) → MVVILQRTMLVQGTAKKEVQPDIAYLQLGVVTTNPDVQRAQEENRLIANRMIQALIAAGIPQGDIETSSYTTFPRYETDPSGKSVLSAYEVRHIFRIAVRDITKAGAILDVAFENGANVSESVSFEVSNYNEIYRHVLQIAVVDGAKKAQAMAVTLQVCLSPVPIKVEEVTQQVFAVPRYASFAVQEKASTPIEPQEITITASVNLEYIY, encoded by the coding sequence ATGGTGGTCATCTTGCAACGAACGATGCTTGTTCAGGGAACCGCGAAGAAGGAAGTGCAACCGGATATCGCGTATCTTCAATTGGGAGTGGTTACCACCAATCCCGATGTACAACGTGCACAAGAAGAAAATAGATTGATAGCGAATAGGATGATTCAGGCCCTAATCGCAGCAGGCATTCCTCAAGGAGACATTGAAACATCCTCTTATACTACTTTTCCGCGTTATGAAACAGACCCATCAGGTAAATCTGTCCTATCTGCCTATGAAGTCCGCCATATTTTCCGCATAGCAGTCAGGGATATTACAAAAGCAGGCGCCATTTTGGATGTTGCATTTGAAAATGGAGCCAATGTATCTGAGAGTGTATCTTTTGAAGTCTCCAATTATAACGAAATCTACCGTCATGTCCTGCAGATTGCGGTTGTGGATGGTGCGAAGAAAGCACAGGCCATGGCTGTAACACTACAAGTGTGCCTCTCTCCTGTGCCAATCAAGGTGGAAGAGGTTACTCAGCAGGTCTTTGCAGTGCCCCGTTATGCATCTTTTGCCGTTCAAGAAAAAGCGAGTACACCTATCGAGCCTCAGGAAATTACCATAACAGCCTCCGTTAATCTGGAGTATATATACTAA
- a CDS encoding DedA family protein has protein sequence MDLTIILDIIKDYGYIGLFLWLWLGMFGIPVPNEVFVSSIGIVAQKGILQTTPALLTIYLGVIASLTTCYLLGRCLGEGVYSKLEKSEKIEASFAKGEELLNRYHVFALCISYFLPGVRNVVPFLAGFMKLPYYQFAIAAYTSAIVWVTTFFFMGRLVWNHAQLLVLYRGELLIVASVFLILYFAYDWHKKQTDPSFIFQKYR, from the coding sequence ATGGACCTGACCATTATTTTAGATATCATAAAAGATTACGGATATATAGGGTTATTTTTATGGCTTTGGTTAGGCATGTTCGGAATTCCTGTGCCGAACGAAGTATTCGTAAGCTCCATTGGCATTGTTGCTCAGAAAGGCATCCTACAGACAACACCAGCTTTGCTAACCATTTATCTTGGGGTGATAGCTAGTTTGACCACCTGTTACCTCTTGGGGCGGTGCCTGGGGGAAGGTGTGTACTCGAAGCTTGAGAAGAGCGAAAAGATTGAAGCCTCCTTTGCCAAAGGGGAGGAACTTTTGAATAGATATCATGTCTTTGCATTATGTATTTCCTATTTCCTGCCTGGTGTCAGAAATGTTGTCCCTTTTTTGGCCGGGTTTATGAAACTGCCATACTATCAGTTTGCCATAGCTGCCTATACCTCGGCAATTGTATGGGTCACGACTTTTTTCTTTATGGGAAGGTTGGTTTGGAATCATGCACAGCTACTTGTCCTATACAGGGGCGAACTCCTGATTGTCGCTTCTGTATTCCTTATCCTTTACTTTGCTTATGATTGGCATAAAAAGCAAACCGACCCAAGCTTTATTTTCCAAAAATATCGTTAA
- a CDS encoding SDR family oxidoreductase: MKKKTVIITGASGGFGKEFTKRFLKAGYHVVATIRDEAKKPDLMKGLSEKEVEHLSIALLDVADKESVIRFGQYILSLERIDALINNAGFAVAGFAEELTDEEYLYQFETNLFGVMRVTNMVLPKMRQQGEGRIINISSISGLIGFPGLSPYASSKFALEGYSESLRLELREFGIDVVLIEPGSFQTNIWSTGTYMSAKAGKHDSPYLELFTNMNKRLQKDQETYGDPSDVGALVLRIATMKNPPTLRYKVGKGVKLSLLAKRILPWKVWEKIVLTQLRDKK, encoded by the coding sequence ATGAAGAAAAAGACTGTGATTATCACCGGAGCATCCGGAGGCTTCGGAAAGGAATTCACCAAAAGATTCCTAAAAGCGGGGTATCATGTTGTCGCGACCATCAGAGATGAAGCAAAAAAGCCTGACTTAATGAAAGGGTTATCGGAAAAAGAAGTGGAGCATCTATCCATTGCTCTATTGGATGTTGCAGACAAAGAGTCCGTGATTAGATTCGGGCAATACATCCTTTCCCTAGAACGGATTGATGCCCTCATCAATAACGCAGGTTTCGCTGTAGCAGGTTTTGCAGAAGAGTTGACAGATGAAGAATACCTGTATCAGTTCGAAACAAATCTTTTTGGAGTGATGAGGGTCACTAACATGGTCCTACCTAAAATGAGGCAACAGGGAGAGGGCAGAATCATTAATATAAGCTCGATCAGTGGATTAATCGGTTTTCCGGGCCTTTCCCCTTATGCTTCCTCCAAGTTTGCATTAGAAGGCTACAGCGAGAGCCTGCGGCTGGAACTAAGGGAGTTTGGGATAGATGTCGTACTCATTGAACCAGGTTCCTTTCAAACCAATATTTGGTCCACAGGCACTTATATGTCTGCGAAAGCAGGGAAACACGATTCCCCCTATCTTGAACTTTTCACAAATATGAATAAAAGACTCCAAAAGGACCAAGAAACTTATGGAGATCCTAGCGACGTCGGCGCGCTGGTATTAAGGATAGCGACCATGAAAAACCCTCCCACTCTCCGCTACAAGGTCGGTAAAGGAGTGAAGCTCTCCCTATTAGCAAAACGCATACTGCCTTGGAAGGTGTGGGAGAAAATAGTGCTGACTCAATTGCGCGATAAAAAGTAA